The genomic DNA TAGTGAACATTTTCCTCACAAAATTGcaagcttgggggagggggtgggacagGGAATTAAATTCCCTGTGCCAGGCATTAGTGCCTGATACATAACAGgcatttaataataaatgtatatatgtaagtatatacatatataagtacatatatatatatatatacatatatatacatatacatgtaaatatatatatatatatatatatatacacacacacacacacatacttgggATAtatactgcttgggattctctctctccctttctctctatgcccctctcctgcttgcactgtctctgtctctctcaagataaataaacattaaaaaaaagtgccagCCAGCATAGAACCAGACCCTGGGGGTAGGACCAGAGGATTGGGGGATGGCCACTGTTAGGGCTGGAGTTGTGTTCTATCCCATAAGAGTTCAGTCAGTAAAAAGCAGATAAGGTAGAACTGTTTGATAACCTAGAAGGGCCAGTTAGCTTTGAGATTTGGTGATCCCTAAGGGCTGAGCAGGTGGGTTGGTCTTTAGGTCTCATAGCTGGGTATGAAATTGAAGGAGGGGGAGTTGGAATCCTTGAAGGACTAAAGAGCATGATGACAGCTTTCCTCCACCTTTCTGCAAGCATGCATAGCCTTCTTAATAGTTTGTCATCATAGATTTGCGTATTTGAAGGTCCACCTACTCCATTAATTCATGAGCTTCAGAAGGGGTGGAACCTTCTCTTTTGCTTGCCCACatcagttttttaagtttatttggagagagagagtacacacacaagtggggagggacagagagagggagagagaatcccaagcaggctccattctgtcagtgcagagcccaacatggggcttagtgcctttaaccatgagatcatgacctgagccgaaaccaagagttggacgcttaaccgactgagccacccagagtcCCCAGTTTATTTATGGTGGGAATAGACAGTTCggtgttttttatatttactccCAACAAAACCGGAAGgttatattattcccattttataatgaaatgggctcagagaggtcaagtaacacACCTAAGGCCACAGAAAGAGCTTGAATTTAAGTTTTTGCAGTCTAGTTCCAGAGCCCAAATTTCAGCCTTTAGTGATTGTGCAGTGGCAGTGAGAGCTCTATTGTGAGGTGCACCCAGAGTTCTGGCTTCCCTGTGGGTCCCAAGGCTCCATACCTGCCTGATGCAAGCCTCTGTCTCCAGTGCACTTTGGTTCCAGGTGGCAACGGGTGCCAGCACCAGTGTGGTCCCATGGAGTGTTGGCCAATCGCCCAATTTAGATCTCTAAAATATTCTTCCTTGTGTCTATATGGAGAGGTGGAGCACAGTTCACACAGCCACTGAAGCGTCCTGGCCATGCCCCAACTTGGAGGGAATATGATGGTACGTGGTGGGAAGACTGCTTTCCTTAACCACTCATTTTCCTAATTCTTGTAGCCATTGCCCTACTTCAGAGATACCAGAGCCAAGGTCAGTCCGGGGCCACTCTCACTGGCAGTCTAGTTCACCTTGCCAAGTGAAGCAGCTTAAAATCTTCCGTTGTATCCCCTTCATGTGGATAGGTCTACTGCTAGGACTGCTGGGTCCCTTTGCCAGCTGCTCTTCAGTAGCTTCTTGTGGCTTTCTGCTTTAGAAAACAAGCACTAGGAATCAGGAaccttttttttctcagcatCGTGTGCCAGAGGAGCGGGGccaagtcatttaacttttttaaacctCTGTTGCTTTAATTACCAGGGTAGCCAAGGATGCTACCTCATTGGGTTCTTGTGGACTAGCAGAGATGATTGCTGAGTCATCAAATCTACAGGGCTGTTGTGCGGTTTGAATTTGGCTGGGATCTTCAAAGGGCCCACAAACCTAAGGCACTACTGATTGAAATCCTCTCACCAGACCTTAACCTCTTCCCCTGTGGGTTCCTAGGGCTGATCTGTCATTTCTGGTACTTCAGGTCTCCTTAGCAGAACATAGCCAAGATCTTAAGAAAGCCCTGAGAGGAATTATTCTGACAAGCTGACAGCTTTTCGTAGGAatgtatttttatctctcttttcctcctccaaaaTCTAGGGCAAGAGACTCTTTGAGGACCAGATTTGTGAGCCAAATCCTGACAAGCCATGAAGccaatcttgggcaagttgcttcccTTTTCTGGGCTGCCTTGAAGCCAGCCAACCTTTTTTTGCCTTCAGACAATCTCTGTGCAGTTCATTGAGTGCTGAGAGCTTGGTATCTTTTTGTGCCGAATTGTCTGCTGCCACAGGCCTAAAGGGTAGAGCGAGGCCTTGGAGCTACAGTAGGAATTTTCTCACCAAGTAGACACTGTAACGAGTCTCTGTCTCCCCTACCATCCCAGGGAAGGTGTTGCAGTAGAAGCCAGGGAGTTCTCAGACACCACCTCGGGGAATCTGGATGCTTTTCTGGGCAGTAATATTTAAATCAGGCTAGGATTGATTTTGCTTTGTACTTGAAGTGCCTTACAGTGCTGCTACTATGGCTGGGTGTTGCTTGGATGGATTCCCAGAACCCCACATCAAATAGACTGCTCAGGAAGAAATTCATGGTGATGGAAGATCTGGGGATATTCTTCATTCTTATCCTCCACCCCCAAACTGGGCCAAGGATAGCCCCTTGGCCTTCCATCGTCCCTCCATTTTCACTGTCTGTAAATTGGTAAGTGTGTTTGTTTCAAAGGAGAGAGGTCTTAAGGCACAAATTAAGCCATAGTTTTGGTAGGATTGCATAAATAATTGCCCTTCTCTGAGTTCACACAATACTTTTACATTCCTCACAGCAATTACCATTTTCATTGTGCCATCCTTTCAGCTGAGACTTAATCTCATCTCTCCTGCCCCTCAGTGGTTCCTTGTGCAAAGCCCTTAGGTTCTGGCCAACAACAGGTGCTCACCAAATGTTAGGGTGGGAGAGGCATAGCTCATTCTGTTATTTATGGGTTGATTAACCTCAGGGATTTAAACCCTACCCCTTTGCCCCTTGAATCACATGTCCTTATGAACGGTCCTTTTTCTGTTTACAAGGTATGTTTTCCCCCTTTAAGACAAAATGTCACCCTTTTTGGCTTCATGATCAGGGGACAGACTGCTGCTGTTATGTCacataaatttcacatataataaTTTACTTCTGTTCCTATACAGAGtaattgtgattttgttttttaatgtttatttttgagagcgagcaagcaagagAGCGtacaaggagaggggcagagagagggagaatcccaagcaggttccacactgccagtgtagagcctgatgcagtgcttgaactcacaaaccgtgagatcatgacctgagccgcaatcaagggtcactcaactgattgagccacccaggcgcccccaagagtGATTGTTTTAAGAAGAGTGAATCTGATCCTGTTACCCCCAAACTTAAAACCCTCTAATGGCTCCCAGTCTTTTAGGATAAAGGTGAAATTCCTAAGATAGCCTGTAAGGCTCTAATGAACTGTGCCTAGAACTTCCCTCTTTAGATTCCTGCTGCACTTTCTTCTGCCACAGAGCTCCCTTTTTGGTTCCTAGTGTGGGTCACACTCTTCCTGATCAGGGGCCTTCACATGAGCTGCTTCCTCACTTGGACTAGCAACTGCCAGTCCACCGCCCAATCCCCCGATCCCCGTCACTGTTGTGTTTTCAGAGCGTCCTGTACTCCACCCTCCATTGTGCTTACAAAAGATGTAATTAACGTTTGTTTCTCTGCTAGGAACCACATAGGCCTCCCCTCCTTCATCACCTAAATCCTGGCTCATAGTAGGAAATTCAAATcactgatcaatgaattcaggTGCTTTTATTGTGAGAGGTTTCGTGGGACTCTGAAATGGTCTATAAAGAGAAATTTGGTCTTTGGATAAAAGGGATTTTGTGTCCACAACATGCAATTTCTCATGGTAATAACAGatttagaaatacatttgttCCTATGAAATGTCCTCACATTGGCTGGAAACCAACCCCTTTCCCAGTATGTTATTCTGGTGCAGTGAAAggactttttaaaggaaaaatattttgtatgattgTGCAAGGCGTTTCCCCCTCCTTACATAACTTATTTTATCATCGAAACCGTGCTGTCCAGTAGCAGCCACTAGCCACCGTggctaattataaaataaaaaaactggtTTCTCAGCTTCACTAGTCACATTCAAGTACTTAACAGCCACATGTAGCTAATGGCTATAAATTGAGAATAGCACAGATGTAGAACACTTCCAACACTGCCAAGATTTTATTGGACAGAGTTGGTGTAGAACTTTTGCCAATgctgggttttgggttttttgtttgatCTGTCAGGGAGATAGAAATCAAGGTATGTTAAACTGTTACATTAAAAGTTCCCACACACCCAAAGCACACAGGGAAGACCTGACATTTTGATGAGCTCAACAAAACCTGTACATACTTATCTTTGTTCGGCCTGGTACCTTGTACATGAATGACAAGGAATCCCAGTAtctctgccttttttaaaaatgtaaaacggggggcgcctgggtggcgcagtcggttaagcgtccgacttcagccaggtcacgatctcgcggtccgtgagttcgagccccgcgtcgggctctgtctgggctgatggctcggagcctggagcctgtttccgattctgcgtctccctctctctctgcccctcccccgttcatgctctgtctctctctgtcccaaaaataaataaaaaacgttgaaaaaaagatttaaaaaaaaaaatgtaaaacggATAGCCCTGCCTCCTTAGGGAATGTTGAAGCTAACACAGGCCTCGTGTACTTTTACCACTTGGTTGCAGTGGTGCACGGACAGGTTAGTATCTCCAGACTGTTGTATCCTACCCCTAAAAAATCGGGAAATTTTGCTCTAAAATTCACAGGTAGTCAGAATTTACACACCAGCATTTCCATCTAGGTTGcaataaataaagcttaagtAGCATTGAATCCATCACTAACCTTGCTTTTCTAGGGACCTAAGCAACATccataaatcttttaaaaaattatagacatGTTTAATTGCAGGATGTTGTCCCTTCTGATCATTAATACCCTACTTGCTTTTCTGCTCAAAATATGACATGTTCTCCCTTTTTGGTCTCATAACTATTATTCACTTTAGGCAAAGTCTAATCCTAGCAGAATATTAATACCATAGGAAGTGAGACTTGAGTAGTTTTAAGTGAATTTAATTGAACAGATGAAGTCAAATAGAGTCAACCTGATGTCGTTGGAGATATTCTGGCTTATTTTTTCCTGGTAAGGCATTCTAATCTGAGTTTGCTAACCTGTAAAGTGAAAAGAGCAACTCATTATTTAGACAGAAGGAACCCGACCATATGCAGTAGCATACTTGTCAATGTCTCAAGATGCTGGCTAACTTTTCTTCACCCATTACTGACTGAGGCCATATTACCTAGACCGCACCAAACCCCTCTTTCTACATCTAAATTTCAGGGAATTACTCATTTGAATTTTGTAGTTTGAGCACAACTAAGAAAGAACCAGAAGATACAAGAGTTAGAAGATACTGGCAGTAAATAACAGTAGTAAATAACTGGTAGTAAATAACAGTATATAACACAACAGTAAATAACACAAAAAGGTACTTAAGTGTTAGAAACGTTTATttgtcaaaatattaaaaaaaaaaagtgggaggagTGGAATAAAACAAGGCTAAATTTCAGCTAATGCTGTACCACGATCACAGGTcagacataaaaaaacaaaacaaacaaaacaacccccctcccccaaaacccCAATGGTCCTAGCAGTTTCAGAAGATTAGCTTCAATGTTAGAGTCCAGAGCTAACAGAGAAGAGTAAAAGGTCGCTTGCCACTACATGGTCATTTTAAAGGGAAAGGAGATGTTGCAGGTAGACAGGGAGAAGGGTTCAACTCCTAAGGAAAGCAAGATAAGAGGGGTTCCACTGTACAGGAAAAAGGGGATGCCAGCATAATCCTTACCTAGGGCTGCTCAGAGGCTGAGAATATAAGGAATAGAGTGAAAGGCTACAGAGACTAGtatcaggaggaaagaaaagtcaaCTTAGAAgaattaaattaagaaagaaaacatagttggtcacaaactcctttgtTTACTGAAACATGAAGCAATGGAAACATCCCGGCAAAGGGGACCGCGCGGAGCAAGTTCTCATATATGACCGCAGCCCGAGGGTTCAGTCCGCAATTATCCTACCTGAAAGAGAGCACAACACAAGAGGCTTACACAATGCCTGGAGAGCAGCTTGGCTCCGAGCACAAGGGCCCTGGTCCCGTCCTGTATTCCagggggaaaagaacaaagaacaaaacaaaaccaagtcaGACTGGATCAAACTTACATCCCATGTAATTACCAAGGACTCTACTTCTAGTTATATACATAGAATTAGAAGCAATCTATCTGGCAGACTGCTGTGTTGGTGATAAAATACATCTTTTCCACTCTCTTACCATCTTTTAGGCAAGACAACCTCTGTGATACAAGGCTACTGTCACTGCAACAAAGGGCATACGTGGATATTATCCAAAACcgtaatttaatttttaggtcCAGAAAAAAGCAGAAGATGCCAAGATCTCAAATATGGCCAACTGTACTACTCTAAATTTGTTTCGTTTTACTCTTTCATAAGTAAACAAGCTTCATAAACAGCAATCACAAAGCATATCAAGGAATGGTTCATTCACCCTCCAACATACCTACATGTCATACTGTCACACATTTAGAGCCATAATTCCAGGAGTTCCCCTAATTGATCACATCTCCCTTACCAAATCAAaggaagaaatcctaaaattcCCTAATTCTCCCATTGATGATGGGAACTCCAGACACCAATggctgggggagaaaagaagttAACTCACACCAAGTTCCTCTACTTATTACAGACAAAGGGCCAAATCTTGGTCTTGATCTGTACCAACCGACTTCAAAAGTTGTGACGTTCTTGAATCAGTTCTGCTAGGGTGAGACCCAAATTCAGATCCCCAACAGTTCTGGAGTATTTCATCCTGGCAGCCTCATTAACATCAGGCTCCTGGGACTGCAACCAACTCAGGGTTATTCAGTCCATTTGAGGTTCACACCTGGAAGgtaagtttctttaaaagtcatCACTAAAAAGAGGTTAGTTGAACAACCACTGCTTGCAGtcaaaattcactttaaaataccTTAACGATACCCTTTTAAGACCATAGTACACTAATTTAACTTTGAAACACatatgagaaaaacagaagtcatCTGGTAGATGATACCACCTTTAGAGAAATCTCCTGCTTCATGGCAGATCCTGCtgcattaaaagtaaaaattaaggcaAGCTACACAAAGTATAAGATTACCTACACGCACATGAAGATACACCACTACACAGTGGTCTCAGGAGATCCCAGTCGTGTCATGGTCACACAGGGTATAATTCATCACAGGTTCAAACCATCATTTGCTTCTCACTACATAAAAGGGCAAATTCCTAttgctttatttccttctacACATATATTTACCAACAGGATAAGTTAGGAACCCTGGAAACTCAGCGGTAACTCCATTTGACCTCTCGGGTAGGCTTCCAATTCAAGTGATGCTTGATTTCAAAGCACAAGGAAAACCATGAGAACAGAAGTTGTCGTGATGCCACTTCCACTCAGATGAAGAGATTTATCAAGCTCTAGATATTACTGCCGATTATTCTTGACATTCCAACATCTTTGGCATACCTTGTCTGAAGTAGGGGCACCACCAGTGGGATTTTATACCCGTTAGAAAATTACCTATTCTCCTAGTTCCTTATAGGTTCCTCTTGAACACaaaccaaaaactgctagaagaaaTGAGAAGTGTTGGGGTTCTACACGATAGTAACACAGACTCTGCAGAAACGGGGCTTAAAGTGCCCACGCAGAAGAAGATGCTCTGGATTACCAATAAGGAAAGGACTCCATGGGACAGTGGCATCAAAACATTTTGCTTTCAAGGgtcttagaactaataaacaccTGAAGTTTATAGATCTTTATTTGGCTTATAGCTCTAGGATATTAGAAGAGCTTCCTCTGATAAAGGCTAATGACCTAAGTAGTAGTTTTGTTGGCAAGTGAGAAGTCTAAAGTTGTAGTTAAAATTCTCACCGTGACATTCATTCGTAACTCCTGAACCCGTGCTCTTCAGCTTAGACCACAGTGACTTTCATGGTGGAAAGAGAGTCATTTTGGAGTCAGCAAGGCCTGAGTTTGAACTCTACCTCTCAATTGTCAGATGACCTCaaagtacttaacctctctgagcctttgttccctgctctgtaaaagagaaaacatcttaAAGGCTTATTGTGTAGACTCAATAATATAATGTACAAAGAGGGGACTCAACAAATGTTCTCTTAACTACATTCTGTAACCCAGATTGCTTACGCTTGATTAAATAATATTCGCACTAACTGAGTTTGTTGTTCTCTCAGAAGGAAAAAGTTGGTTGGAGTCGTACACTAAAAAACCTCAAGAGGCCAAATGAACCTCTGGCCTAAGCTAGAGAAATATTGAAAACTACTACTATGTAATTTATACCACTTGGAGACCGTCCTGACAGCAAACAAACAGGTGGCTTTAGCCTCCTCCATGCAGCACAGGTCTCtttcaaggaaacaaaatagagtCTCTTAACCACACCCACCCCACTCTCACCTCCAGTTTTTAAAAGGCTGAGTACCGCGCTCGGTCCACATACTGCTCTCGCTCATACCGGGCCATGTCATACAGAGAATTCCGTGCAGCTGCTGAAGCCTGAGACAGCTCACTCTCTGGCCCATAACCGTAGCCCTCTCCAACTGTGGGGAGCACAGCTGCAGCACGACGCAGGGGGCTCCGGTCCCTTCCATAATAGGAGGAACTGTTGGCGGCGGCAGCAGCCATAGCAGCCGAAGTGGCGGCAGCACCTGAGTTCGGCAACAGGTGTCTGTCGTAGGGATCGACAGAAGTGGAGTTGAGGTGACCGGTCACAGCTGTGCTCTGGACTTGAGGCAGATGGGACATGGTCTGCTCCGCGTAGTTGTACGCAGaagctgccgccgccgctgccacTGCCTCGTAAGAGCGGACCCGATAACGCTTATAGTAGTCGAGTGCTCCATATGCGTCGTTGTAATACATGGATTCCCCGTAGCCCATGGTGTAAGGCGTGCGCACTGCTCCATACTGTTCATTATACTGCTCGGTAAAGTCCGCCACACGGCCCGTACGATCTACTGGACACTCTTTTGACCAGTGCCCCTCTTTCCCACACCGATAGCAGCCGCTCTGGTCTCCCATCCCAGGGGCAGTCCGAAGCCGGCTGGTGGACAACTGCACGTGCATTCTTTTGCCTTGAGAAAATAGATGCAAGAAGACTTATTATAACTCAATGACATTCTTTAATCCTCCCCAAAACGAAAGTAAACTAGTTGGTCtgagacacacatacatacacacactcctgCAACCCTATTTCAGCAATTCCCTCCAAAAGATGAAGTTACTTTTCAATATAGAGGACAGCTAGGAACTTTGAGTTCTCTGCGATCAGTCAATACTTTCTACTTACACCAGGTTGACCAGATTCCCTCCTACTTCTGTGTCCACAAcgttcccttccttccccctctccccccaagaCAGAAACTGAGAAACTTTTCAGTTCAGCACTTTTCACTGCTAAGATTGATTATAACTGTAACGATTCAAGACCTGCCATTTCTTCCAAATCAGATAGCCAACAACACCTCAGTTATGCCACATTTGAAAAGCATCTTACCAACCTCTCACTGATTTACTCAGGGCAATACAAGGCCTGAGCATTTAACTGTAGCTTAAAAACCACAGCGATCTTCTGTCCATCTTGTTTCGTCCAGCCATTTCTGCAGATGTCACCAGAAGGCTATGTTGGGTACACAAATCATACCTGGCTCATCATCTGCTTCACCTCCAGTACCTCTAGGAGTTATAAGGCCCTCCAGATTTCAACCCCACCCCACATTTTTCAGCAAGGGTGAATCCATGCctactgtgaaaaagaaaacttgaccaAGGTCTCTCAACagcaaaaattagaaagataCTGAAACAGTTCTGGTTTCTTCGGGACAATGTGTTCCCATGTAATGGAATGACCAGCATTTCATCCTGCAGCGTAGCTTACGATCTTCACAGGGGATTATCTACTTCTTAGAAAAATGCAGCATTTACCTAAAGGTCTCTCTGGGCACCCATATAAACAAGCAACATCCATTCCTCCAGGAAATGACCAGCACCAGGAACAGCTAAGAGAAGAAACAATCTTTGCCCAGGGCTTATGTACCACCATGCCCAGGGACCCTTACTGATGAAAGCATCCAAGGTCTTTAAAAGCAGTTTGAGGAAAGGATTATTCTTGGCAGTATTTAGTGCCAAACTGCCTAAGACTTTGGAGATAAAGTCAGTTACTTCTCAAATCGTGGCCAAAAGGCAGCCACTGGAGGCAGAGAACAGGGGCTTCGCGTCACTCTTAAAGGCTGCTCGGAACAAATCCCCCCTCCACAATCAGCAAGTTGCTCTCTCTTTAACAGACCTTGTTCTGGATGCAGCTATGCGGATAGGAGGCCTCGTGCTCCACCATCCTGTTGGAAACAGCCCGATTCAGGACGGCAGCCAGAACAGTGCCATGCACTGACCCTGAGAGGGGAGTGGGTTAGTGCAGTAACATCACTTTAGTCAAACTCAGTTCCGCCCAGTGTCTAAGATTCATACCACCCCAGTTTCTAGTACTTGCCGCCTCCAAGTTAAAACCTTTTCTTTAGCACAAACAAAAGTGCTCAGGTTCTTCTTCTAGCTGCCGGCAGAGATGCAGCATCCACCATCACCACTGAGAGTCAACAGATGCCAAATGGCAATCATTCTCCGAAAGCAGCATTTAGCCACCCATTGCTTTCAGAGATTTAAATACTCCCATTCTAATTCTGAGACGTTAGTAAGGACCCTGGGCTAACTATGTTTAGAACAGAAATACGGATTCTTTTTTGCTCCAATTTATATACAGTTCCCTATGACTTAGACTGGAAGACACAAGGTACTTGGTTTCCAAACATGCATGGTGACATGAACCTGTGTGACAGACACAAACTGCTCCAATTCTGAAGTTGGAGTAACCATGCCAATCTAAAAAGTAGCCAATTGAGAGACctaaaagcacattaaaagaatttttttcttgagaaacaAAACTCAGTAATTTTTGCTTGATGTTTCTATTACTACACCCAGTCTTCATTCCTGTTTTATTGAGTAGAACTCATAAATTTATAAACATCTATGGCAAAATCTACCTCTGTAGTAGCTGTGAAAAGGAttcaggtaaaatatttttttaaccagCATTGAAAGATCTGAATAGAAGTGATAGTTGTTTTTTCCACAATGTTCCAAAGGTTGTAAAACTAGGGTTTTAAGTCCCCTAAAGTCCTTATAGTTGAAAAATACTGTGCTTCTCTATTACTTTAAGGAACCAAGGCAAAGAATGTCGAAAGATTAAAGTCTACCACTTTACTACACTTGGAGAAGccaaaaacttaaaagattttcTGAGACCTCCAAAAGTCACTGAAATATGCTGCCAACGTTTCCCAGAAAACCGACCTAATAGAggtgttttcttctgaaaactggaacagaaaagattattaaaatcCTGAGAGATGGGCCACTTGGGGTCCTAAACACTGAGCTCCTATCCCGTGCCTGGACCCAGAGAAGGCTGGGTGTGTAGCTGACCCACAACGGTACTCCAGCTTAGTGCTTGTTTACatgttgggggaggaggggaacaaGACACCCGAACTCATGCATCATTCCCAATTCAGCTGCTTCATCATTCCCAATTCCCGTTCACTGCTACACGTGGAGAGGAAACAGGTCCTGAAAGACCCAGGTAACTGAGGTTCCGCTGTTTCCTTTCTTAAGTCCTGAACGCAGAAGCCTAAATTGGCAGCTATTAACATATAAAGGttcaaaagatgttcaaaatgGCCCTCTTTTAAGAGGCCACCTTCATTAGCAGTTGACTAAAAAAAGGCTTTATCAAAAAATGTGACAAATTGGTATgtagattatattttctttaaaaccctTAACATATTATCCAATGCTAAACTTTCTCTTgtcatctgggaaaaaaaaaaaaaaagagctggttATAAAAATGTCTATATATATAACTCGGAGTGGAGTCCTTTCTCCAGAGAAGCCAGGCTAAGAACATGAAAACCAAataaaggatttttcttttccaataatgACGTTTTAAACAATTCATGGATCACCATTACTCAAACACCCACTTCCTAGAGTAATTAAACCTGGTTTATTAAAACACACGCTCTTCCCAAGCCAGCGCCCCCCAATTAACTGACTTCTGTACGCATACTTTTGCCCTCATCTTTTTACTCAATCGTGTATTAAAAAGGTAAGGACGTGGAGTATTACACTACTAGGATATCTTTGCAGAGTTTGTACCCGGCTTTAACTGCATTCTTTACATGTTGCTACCTGTCAagagagaaccccccccccccattttttccaAACACTGTCCAGTCACGTTCTTGTCTCAagtgaaaataattaagaatatttttaaagctgtctAAAGGGCAACAgctttccaaaataataaaaaaaaacaaataaaataggtaaatgaGTAAAGCGTAACTATCAAATTATAAATCAGTTTCTAACCATAATGGAAACACACTCATTGTAGCAGACGACACTCCCCTTTCATCCTATAGTGCTTTACTGTGAAAACATTTTCACATCTATTACCTCATCCTAGCCTCACTACCATCCTGTGAGGGAGGTACTGCAGGGATCATTAATTCTATTTTGTAAGTGGGGAAAacgaagcacagagaggttaaaacacttggccaaagtcacacaactagttAACGGTAGCAAGTTATCTGTGACTTTCACCCTGTACCACAGAGGTGACCTAAAGGCCAGGGCACCAGTGGCTGAGGCCAGAGCGATGTGATGCACACTACTCGCAATCTACACTATCCGCAAACTTTCTTACCCTTTTCCGGTCAACTTTTCCTTgtctcccatttcttttctc from Panthera tigris isolate Pti1 chromosome D1, P.tigris_Pti1_mat1.1, whole genome shotgun sequence includes the following:
- the RBM4B gene encoding RNA-binding protein 4B isoform X1, producing MVKLFIGNLPREATEQEIRSLFEQYGKVLECDIIKNYGFVHIEDKTAAEDAIRNLHHYKLHGVNINVEASKNKSKASTKLHVGNISPTCTNQELRAKFEEYGPVIECDIVKDYAFVHMERAEDAVEAIRGLDNTEFQGKRMHVQLSTSRLRTAPGMGDQSGCYRCGKEGHWSKECPVDRTGRVADFTEQYNEQYGAVRTPYTMGYGESMYYNDAYGALDYYKRYRVRSYEAVAAAAAASAYNYAEQTMSHLPQVQSTAVTGHLNSTSVDPYDRHLLPNSGAAATSAAMAAAAANSSSYYGRDRSPLRRAAAVLPTVGEGYGYGPESELSQASAAARNSLYDMARYEREQYVDRARYSAF